In Arthrobacter sp. SLBN-112, a genomic segment contains:
- a CDS encoding multidrug DMT transporter permease has product MIQASAVSALTSYHWLGIPIAAVGAVLLALGTLFQHRAVEDQPAASGRAAGSMGGGRLQALIRRPVWLAGTGMLGAAILLQLTSLRFSPLIVVQPIGAVALVVTTLATARMTRRLPGRRALTAVALCVGGVGVFVTVAAFSAEDVEISDRHLVTILIVLAVVLACVGMAFALWRHRSGAVVFTAGAGILFGFVAALAKTVIARLFQGDFEWLSLTCLAGLLIAALAGSFLVQNAHTRGTSELVVAGLTVIDPLVAVAIGITILGEAAAAPPLAIVLFLLSGATAVAGVFLLATVKKPVQPRLKR; this is encoded by the coding sequence ATGATCCAGGCATCGGCCGTATCGGCACTGACGTCTTATCACTGGCTCGGGATTCCGATTGCCGCAGTCGGCGCGGTCCTGCTCGCGCTGGGGACGCTGTTCCAGCACCGGGCCGTGGAAGACCAGCCGGCCGCATCCGGGCGTGCGGCGGGCAGCATGGGCGGCGGACGCCTGCAGGCGTTGATCCGCCGGCCGGTGTGGCTGGCCGGGACGGGGATGCTGGGCGCTGCGATCCTCCTCCAGCTCACCAGCCTCCGGTTCTCGCCCCTGATCGTGGTGCAGCCCATCGGTGCGGTGGCCCTGGTGGTCACCACTCTCGCTACCGCCCGGATGACCCGCAGGCTGCCCGGGCGCCGCGCCCTCACCGCCGTCGCCCTCTGCGTTGGCGGGGTAGGTGTGTTCGTCACCGTCGCGGCGTTCTCGGCGGAGGACGTGGAGATCAGCGACCGGCACCTGGTCACCATCCTGATCGTGCTCGCCGTCGTCCTGGCCTGTGTAGGCATGGCTTTCGCCCTGTGGCGCCACCGTTCGGGCGCCGTGGTGTTCACCGCCGGCGCCGGGATCCTGTTCGGTTTCGTCGCAGCCCTGGCCAAGACCGTCATCGCCCGGCTGTTCCAGGGCGACTTCGAATGGCTGTCCCTGACCTGCCTGGCGGGCCTGCTCATTGCGGCATTGGCCGGCAGCTTCCTGGTCCAGAATGCCCACACCCGGGGAACGTCAGAACTGGTAGTGGCCGGCCTGACAGTCATCGACCCACTGGTCGCCGTCGCCATCGGCATCACCATCCTCGGCGAAGCGGCCGCAGCACCCCCGCTGGCCATCGTCCTGTTCCTGCTGTCCGGAGCTACCGCCGTCGCGGGCGTTTTCCTGCTGGCCACGGTCAAGAAGCCGGTCCAGCCAAGGCTTAAACGGTGA
- a CDS encoding sodium:calcium antiporter codes for MESLPLAVLLLIFAAAAAVIWVAGVQLSKQTDILDDRLHLGSALGGLILLAIATNLPELAITVSAALSNNIGVAVGNILGGIAIQTVVLVVLDALGTKGKDPLSYRAASLTLVIEAVTVVAVLGVVIAGSQMPGNLVAFRLTPAAVLIVVIWILGLFLVQRSQKGLPWHEQGDAPGAQDKPRGHSKKQNSEKNKHLSTGKSVLIFSIAALATLGSGVVLERSGDAIAGHIGLSGVLFGATFLALATSLPEISTGLTSVKQGDYKLAFSDIFGGNAFLPVLFLVAVLITGQPVLPQAHATDIYLTALAILLTLVYLLGLLFRPKKKVLAMGVDSLVVLVLYLLGIAGLFAVATTS; via the coding sequence TTGGAATCACTGCCCCTTGCAGTCCTCCTGTTGATATTTGCCGCCGCGGCGGCAGTGATCTGGGTGGCGGGGGTCCAGTTATCCAAACAGACCGACATCCTCGATGACCGCCTGCACCTGGGGTCCGCCCTGGGCGGCCTCATTCTCCTGGCGATCGCCACAAACCTGCCCGAGCTAGCCATCACGGTCTCCGCTGCCCTCTCCAACAACATCGGCGTGGCGGTGGGCAACATCCTGGGCGGCATCGCCATCCAGACCGTCGTACTGGTGGTCCTGGACGCCCTGGGCACCAAAGGCAAGGACCCCCTCAGCTACCGGGCGGCATCCCTGACGCTCGTCATCGAAGCGGTCACCGTCGTCGCCGTCCTGGGCGTGGTGATCGCGGGCAGCCAGATGCCCGGCAACCTGGTTGCCTTCCGGCTCACGCCCGCGGCAGTGCTCATCGTGGTGATCTGGATCCTGGGCCTGTTCCTTGTCCAACGCTCGCAAAAGGGCCTCCCCTGGCACGAACAGGGTGATGCCCCGGGCGCCCAGGACAAGCCCCGAGGCCACTCAAAGAAGCAGAACAGCGAGAAGAACAAGCACCTGAGCACCGGCAAGTCGGTGCTGATCTTCAGTATTGCGGCGCTGGCCACGCTGGGGTCCGGTGTGGTGCTGGAGCGCAGTGGAGATGCGATCGCCGGCCACATCGGGCTGTCGGGCGTGCTGTTCGGTGCCACGTTCCTGGCGCTGGCCACCTCCTTGCCGGAGATCTCCACGGGGCTGACGTCGGTGAAGCAGGGCGACTACAAACTCGCGTTCAGCGATATCTTCGGCGGCAACGCCTTCCTGCCTGTGCTGTTCCTGGTGGCGGTGCTGATCACCGGACAGCCGGTGCTCCCCCAGGCCCACGCGACGGACATCTACCTCACCGCGCTGGCTATTTTGCTGACCCTCGTCTACCTGCTGGGGCTTCTCTTCCGGCCCAAAAAGAAGGTGCTGGCCATGGGGGTGGACTCCCTGGTGGTGCTGGTGCTGTACCTGCTCGGCATCGCCGGACTGTTCGCCGTCGCCACCACATCGTAA
- a CDS encoding peptidoglycan-binding protein, whose amino-acid sequence MDNEMRPLTDEELMSEQATALPDKEVASVLDLNADLDLGINAAAPIDLAVAANANVAAPIDAAASANILSFGSDAQALSHQDAAIDQGIVADANANSAQDSVIGQGDGSTGTTDTGTGTTGTTDGATGTAPAPTSTGGVTDAAGALNGNLLNVDVNLDADAAIAAPINGAVAANANVAAPIDAAVAANIGSIDSQSYAISDQSATISQHIDGAADATAGQQSNLQQ is encoded by the coding sequence ATGGACAACGAAATGCGTCCCCTCACCGATGAAGAACTGATGTCGGAGCAGGCCACAGCCCTGCCGGACAAGGAAGTGGCATCCGTCCTGGACCTGAATGCGGACCTGGACCTGGGCATCAACGCAGCGGCTCCCATTGACCTGGCCGTCGCCGCCAACGCGAACGTGGCGGCCCCCATCGACGCGGCGGCCTCCGCCAACATCCTCTCCTTCGGCTCTGACGCGCAAGCACTCTCGCACCAGGACGCTGCGATTGACCAGGGCATCGTGGCCGACGCCAACGCCAACTCCGCCCAGGACAGCGTGATCGGCCAGGGCGATGGCAGCACCGGCACCACCGACACAGGCACGGGTACCACCGGCACCACGGATGGAGCCACCGGAACAGCACCGGCCCCCACGAGCACCGGTGGCGTCACGGATGCAGCGGGCGCGCTGAACGGCAACCTGTTGAACGTGGACGTGAACCTGGACGCCGACGCCGCCATCGCCGCACCGATCAACGGTGCCGTGGCCGCGAACGCCAACGTTGCCGCCCCCATCGACGCAGCCGTGGCCGCGAACATCGGCTCCATCGACAGCCAGTCCTACGCCATCTCGGACCAGAGCGCCACCATTTCGCAGCACATCGACGGCGCCGCGGACGCCACCGCCGGCCAGCAGTCCAACCTGCAGCAGTAA
- a CDS encoding serine protease, with protein sequence MFTAAHRIIRFAPSLAVLLLATACLPPQASPGNSSPPSAPPPSSSPSASPAAPTPVATPSSSPSHAPGAAPPRDWAETVELVHSGVARLAVTLCDGGGVGTGFLVGPDLIMTAAHVAKNEAAINVSMGGQYTSATVLGINDNLDLALLRTPTALTGFRFSFARDLPAQGVEVAALGFPLDRGLAFTSGRVSALNQEVNLPAGTVGGLIQTDTAINPGNSGGPLLLMDGSVVGVVSSKRAWVLGTHDQNDYGAEGVGYAAPAPSAEAALSDWGRRTTPLPQASCDNQAQTSSSNIITTNHSDHEQAAKVIQSLLTHGQAINRAAYDTAFAVLTPELQNSEGGLAKWSSGLGTSFWRALTVNSISGSGNQLTVDTVLRTEQSAADGPGGQTCSDWGLRYKMSWDGTIWRMAEASTPAGPPKAC encoded by the coding sequence ATGTTCACAGCCGCCCACCGGATTATCCGCTTTGCTCCGTCGCTGGCCGTCCTGCTGTTGGCCACGGCCTGCCTGCCGCCCCAGGCATCCCCGGGCAACTCGTCCCCACCCTCTGCTCCCCCGCCGTCCTCCTCCCCCTCGGCTTCCCCTGCCGCGCCAACGCCCGTTGCCACGCCCTCATCGTCTCCCTCGCATGCCCCGGGTGCCGCACCCCCCAGGGACTGGGCGGAAACTGTTGAGCTGGTCCATTCAGGGGTGGCGCGCCTTGCCGTAACGCTATGCGACGGCGGCGGGGTGGGCACGGGCTTCCTGGTGGGACCCGATCTCATCATGACGGCGGCCCACGTGGCCAAGAATGAGGCAGCCATCAATGTATCCATGGGCGGCCAATACACATCGGCGACAGTCCTGGGCATCAACGACAACCTTGACCTGGCCCTGCTGCGGACACCGACCGCACTCACGGGGTTCAGGTTCAGCTTCGCCCGGGACCTTCCCGCACAGGGTGTTGAAGTGGCAGCACTCGGTTTCCCCTTGGACCGGGGCCTCGCCTTTACCTCAGGACGGGTCAGCGCCCTCAACCAGGAGGTCAACCTTCCCGCCGGGACAGTCGGCGGCCTGATCCAGACGGACACGGCCATCAACCCGGGCAACAGCGGCGGCCCGCTGCTCCTCATGGACGGCAGCGTTGTGGGCGTGGTCAGTTCCAAACGGGCGTGGGTCCTGGGCACACATGACCAGAATGATTACGGCGCCGAAGGCGTGGGTTACGCCGCTCCGGCACCGTCGGCAGAAGCGGCACTTTCAGATTGGGGGCGCCGCACCACGCCGCTGCCGCAGGCAAGCTGCGACAACCAGGCGCAAACGTCCAGCAGCAATATCATCACCACCAACCATTCGGACCACGAGCAGGCAGCCAAAGTCATCCAAAGCCTGCTCACCCATGGCCAGGCGATCAACCGGGCCGCCTACGACACCGCGTTTGCGGTCCTGACCCCGGAGCTGCAGAACAGCGAGGGCGGACTGGCCAAGTGGAGCTCCGGGCTGGGAACATCCTTCTGGCGCGCCCTGACCGTCAACAGCATCAGCGGTTCCGGCAACCAGCTGACGGTAGATACCGTCCTCCGCACGGAACAGTCCGCCGCCGACGGCCCAGGGGGCCAAACGTGTTCAGACTGGGGACTCCGTTACAAGATGTCCTGGGATGGAACCATCTGGCGGATGGCGGAGGCATCCACTCCCGCAGGGCCACCCAAGGCCTGCTGA
- a CDS encoding glycoside hydrolase family 15 protein, protein MAGIEDYAIIGDLHTAALVARNGSIDWMCLPNFDSPACFAALLDSPEAGRWRLAPAGAGNCTRRQYRPGTLILETEWDTPDGSVRVTDFMPARGDSVDVVRIVEGLKGRVPMEGELLLRFDYGHVVPWVRRMDHGISAIAGPDAAYLRTSAPLKGHHMRTTSEFTVNAGDRIPFVLHWAHSYKPVPDRTDPERALASTQAFWEQWTGRNTVTGDYRDAVERSLITLKALTYAPTGGIVAAATTSLPEDPGGTRNWDYRFCWLRDATLTLQSLLACGYNEEAAAWREWLLRAVAGDPADLQIMYGLDGTRRLPEAELPWLAGYEGSKPVRTGNAAAAQLQLDVYGEVLDGLAITRAADPGTKDDSWDIQVALMEFLEGAWDQPDNGLWEMRGPRRKFTHSRVMAWVAADRMVKAVRESGLPGPGDRWAALRKTIHDDVMTNGFDEQRNTFVQSYGSTELDASLLLIPRVGFLPRDHPRVAGTVEAIRQGLTQDGFVLRYRPHASDDGLPGGEGVFLACSFWLADALGGIGRRDEAVELFERLLSLRNDVGLLSEEWDPRNKRQLGNTPQAFSHFPLIHCALQLQQGNKWLLNSKRNQSEAGPAPDDP, encoded by the coding sequence ATGGCAGGAATTGAAGACTATGCAATCATCGGCGACCTGCACACCGCGGCCCTGGTGGCGCGCAACGGGTCCATTGACTGGATGTGCCTGCCCAATTTCGATTCACCGGCCTGCTTTGCGGCCCTGCTCGACTCCCCGGAAGCGGGGCGTTGGCGGCTGGCCCCGGCAGGGGCAGGCAACTGCACCCGGCGACAGTACCGGCCCGGCACGCTGATCCTCGAGACGGAATGGGACACCCCGGACGGAAGCGTCAGGGTCACGGACTTCATGCCGGCACGTGGTGATTCCGTGGACGTGGTGCGGATCGTGGAGGGCCTGAAGGGACGCGTCCCCATGGAAGGGGAACTGCTGTTGCGCTTCGACTACGGCCACGTTGTCCCCTGGGTCCGCCGCATGGACCACGGCATCAGTGCCATTGCCGGCCCTGACGCCGCATACCTGAGGACGTCGGCCCCGCTGAAGGGCCACCACATGCGGACCACCAGCGAGTTCACGGTCAATGCCGGAGACCGGATCCCGTTCGTCCTGCATTGGGCGCACAGCTACAAGCCCGTCCCGGACCGGACCGACCCCGAACGCGCGCTCGCCTCCACGCAGGCGTTCTGGGAGCAATGGACCGGCCGCAACACCGTCACCGGCGACTACCGGGACGCCGTGGAACGCTCCCTGATCACGCTCAAGGCTCTCACCTATGCCCCCACCGGCGGCATCGTGGCCGCTGCCACCACTTCCCTGCCCGAAGACCCCGGCGGGACCCGCAACTGGGACTACCGCTTCTGCTGGCTGCGGGACGCCACCCTGACGCTGCAGTCGCTGCTGGCCTGCGGCTACAACGAAGAAGCCGCCGCCTGGCGGGAGTGGCTGCTGCGCGCTGTCGCCGGGGATCCCGCGGACCTCCAAATCATGTACGGGCTGGACGGCACCCGCCGCCTGCCCGAGGCCGAACTTCCGTGGCTGGCCGGGTACGAGGGCTCCAAGCCGGTCCGCACGGGCAACGCCGCGGCGGCGCAGCTGCAGCTGGACGTTTATGGAGAGGTGCTGGACGGGCTGGCCATCACCCGTGCCGCGGACCCTGGGACCAAGGACGATTCCTGGGATATTCAGGTGGCCCTGATGGAATTCCTCGAAGGCGCGTGGGACCAGCCGGACAACGGGCTCTGGGAAATGCGCGGCCCCCGCCGAAAATTCACCCATTCCCGGGTGATGGCCTGGGTCGCGGCGGACCGGATGGTCAAAGCGGTCAGGGAATCCGGGCTTCCCGGACCCGGCGATCGCTGGGCTGCGCTGCGGAAGACGATCCACGATGACGTGATGACCAACGGCTTCGACGAACAACGCAACACATTCGTCCAGTCCTACGGGAGCACTGAACTTGACGCGAGCCTGCTCCTGATTCCCCGCGTCGGGTTCCTGCCCCGCGACCACCCCCGCGTGGCAGGAACGGTGGAGGCAATTCGACAAGGCCTCACGCAGGACGGCTTCGTCCTGCGTTACCGCCCGCACGCGAGCGACGACGGCCTGCCGGGAGGTGAGGGCGTCTTCCTTGCCTGCTCCTTCTGGCTTGCCGACGCCCTGGGGGGCATCGGGCGCCGGGACGAGGCCGTGGAGTTGTTTGAACGCCTGCTCTCGCTGCGCAACGATGTGGGGCTCCTCAGTGAGGAATGGGACCCCCGCAACAAGCGCCAGCTCGGCAATACGCCCCAGGCCTTCAGCCATTTCCCGCTCATCCACTGCGCCCTGCAGTTGCAGCAGGGCAACAAATGGTTGCTCAATTCGAAGAGGAACCAATCGGAGGCGGGGCCGGCTCCCGATGATCCATGA
- a CDS encoding enolase C-terminal domain-like protein, translated as MSPGPAPVTAIRASAYTIPTDAPEADGTYGWDSTTLVLVEADGGGKTGLGWTYAPAAAAALVEDLLGPAVHGTDVLDVPAAAAAMARAVRNPGRTGLASYAVSAVDCALWDLKARLLGVPLHKLLGAVRDSVAVYGSGGFTTYNEDHLRDQLQGWALEQHIPRVKIKIGQDGGTNVARDLERIRQARTAVGPGTELFVDANGGYTAKQAVRVMREVEAEHVTWFEEPVSSDDLAGLRAVRAAVDADVAAGEYGTGLPYFQRMCGADAVDCLQADVSRCGGISEWLRVAAVAAAHGLELSGHCAPHLSAAVAAATPNFRHLEWFHDHVRIENLFFDGTLDPDGGWVRPSDAPGNGLAFRAADAAPYRVR; from the coding sequence GTGTCCCCCGGCCCTGCCCCCGTCACCGCGATCAGGGCAAGTGCCTACACAATCCCCACCGACGCACCGGAAGCGGACGGCACCTACGGCTGGGACTCCACCACCCTGGTCCTGGTGGAAGCGGACGGCGGCGGGAAAACGGGCCTGGGCTGGACCTACGCCCCGGCAGCAGCTGCAGCCCTGGTGGAGGACCTGCTGGGCCCGGCCGTCCACGGCACCGATGTCCTGGACGTGCCGGCCGCTGCCGCGGCGATGGCCCGGGCGGTGCGCAACCCGGGCCGGACCGGGCTGGCCTCCTACGCCGTGTCCGCCGTCGACTGCGCCCTCTGGGACCTGAAGGCCCGGCTGCTGGGGGTGCCGCTGCACAAACTCCTCGGCGCGGTGCGGGACAGCGTGGCGGTCTACGGCAGCGGCGGGTTCACCACCTACAACGAGGACCACTTAAGGGACCAACTCCAAGGCTGGGCCCTGGAACAGCACATCCCCCGCGTGAAGATAAAGATCGGCCAGGACGGCGGAACCAACGTGGCGCGGGACCTGGAGCGGATCCGCCAGGCGCGCACCGCCGTCGGGCCCGGTACCGAACTGTTCGTGGACGCCAACGGAGGCTACACCGCCAAGCAGGCGGTCCGGGTGATGCGGGAGGTGGAAGCGGAGCACGTCACCTGGTTCGAAGAGCCCGTCTCCAGTGACGACCTCGCCGGGCTGCGGGCCGTCCGTGCCGCAGTCGACGCCGACGTGGCGGCCGGCGAGTACGGCACCGGCTTGCCCTACTTCCAGCGGATGTGCGGTGCGGACGCGGTGGACTGCCTCCAAGCGGATGTCAGCAGGTGCGGCGGGATCAGCGAATGGCTGCGCGTTGCCGCCGTCGCCGCGGCCCACGGCCTGGAGCTCTCGGGCCACTGCGCACCCCACCTGAGCGCCGCCGTCGCCGCCGCGACCCCCAACTTCCGGCACCTGGAATGGTTCCACGACCACGTCCGGATCGAAAACCTGTTCTTTGACGGGACGCTTGACCCCGACGGCGGGTGGGTGCGGCCGTCGGACGCGCCCGGCAACGGACTGGCTTTCCGCGCCGCGGACGCCGCCCCTTACCGGGTCCGGTGA
- a CDS encoding thiamine pyrophosphate-requiring protein has translation MATTVADYLLSRLGEWGVDKVFGFPGDGINGILAAFGKADNQPKFIQARHEEMAAFEAVGYAKFGGRVAVCMATSGPGAIHLLNGLYDAKLDHVPVVAIVGQTARSAMGGSYQQEVDLLTLFKDVASDYVQMVTVPQQLPNVIDRAIRIAVAQQAPTAVIIPADVQELEYAGPTHEFKMVPSSVGVQWPDIQPDSAAIRGAAQLLNEGSKVAILIGQGARGAAAEVNEVAELLGAGVAKALLGKDSLPDDLPYVTGSIGLLGTRPSYEMMRDCDTLLTVGSSFPYTQFLPEPGQARGVQIDVDPKMIGLRYGNEFNIVADAGTALRALIPHLDRKQDRSWRENLESNISRWWETMHDEAMVSANPVNPMRLFAELSTRLPADAMLSADSGSSANWYARQLKFRDGVRGSLSGNLATMGPGVPYAIGAKFAHPGRPAIAFAGDGAMQMNGLAELITVKHYWREWEDPRLVVAVLHNNDLNQVTWEMRAMGGVPAFRESQALPDVDYAGFAESLGLQGIHVEDPDDVGPAWEKALAADRPTLLDVRTDPDIPPIPPHATFEQARKTAEAMVKGDDSAWGVVKEGVKTKIQEFLPHKEG, from the coding sequence ATGGCAACCACAGTGGCCGACTACCTGCTCTCCCGCCTGGGTGAGTGGGGCGTGGACAAAGTCTTCGGGTTCCCCGGAGACGGCATCAACGGCATCCTCGCCGCCTTTGGCAAGGCGGACAACCAGCCGAAATTCATCCAGGCCCGGCACGAGGAGATGGCGGCGTTCGAGGCCGTGGGCTACGCCAAGTTCGGCGGCCGGGTGGCGGTCTGCATGGCCACCTCCGGTCCGGGGGCGATCCACCTGCTCAACGGGCTCTACGACGCCAAGCTGGACCACGTCCCTGTGGTGGCCATCGTAGGCCAGACCGCCCGCAGTGCCATGGGCGGCTCCTACCAGCAGGAGGTTGACCTGCTGACCCTCTTCAAGGATGTGGCTTCCGACTACGTCCAGATGGTCACCGTTCCACAGCAGCTGCCCAACGTCATCGACCGCGCCATCCGGATCGCCGTCGCCCAGCAGGCGCCCACCGCCGTGATCATTCCGGCCGACGTGCAGGAACTCGAATACGCCGGCCCCACCCATGAGTTCAAGATGGTCCCCTCCAGCGTCGGCGTCCAGTGGCCGGACATCCAGCCGGACAGTGCGGCGATCCGCGGCGCGGCCCAGCTCCTGAACGAAGGCTCCAAGGTGGCCATCCTGATCGGACAGGGTGCCCGCGGGGCAGCGGCAGAGGTCAACGAGGTGGCCGAACTGCTCGGCGCGGGCGTGGCCAAGGCCCTGCTCGGCAAGGACTCCCTCCCCGATGACCTGCCCTACGTCACCGGGTCCATCGGGCTGCTGGGCACCCGGCCCAGCTACGAGATGATGCGGGACTGCGACACCCTGCTCACGGTGGGGTCCAGCTTCCCCTACACGCAGTTCCTGCCCGAACCGGGGCAGGCCCGCGGCGTGCAGATCGACGTTGACCCCAAAATGATCGGCCTGCGCTACGGCAACGAATTCAACATCGTAGCCGACGCCGGCACCGCCCTGCGGGCCCTGATCCCGCACCTGGACCGCAAGCAGGACCGGTCCTGGCGGGAGAATTTGGAGTCAAACATCAGCCGCTGGTGGGAAACCATGCATGACGAGGCCATGGTCAGTGCCAACCCTGTCAACCCCATGCGGCTGTTCGCGGAGCTCTCCACCCGGCTGCCCGCGGACGCTATGCTGAGCGCCGATTCGGGCTCGTCAGCGAACTGGTACGCCCGGCAGCTGAAGTTCCGGGACGGCGTCCGGGGTTCGCTGTCCGGCAACCTGGCCACCATGGGTCCTGGCGTCCCGTACGCGATCGGCGCCAAGTTCGCCCACCCCGGCCGGCCCGCCATCGCGTTCGCCGGTGACGGTGCGATGCAGATGAACGGGCTGGCGGAGCTCATCACGGTCAAGCACTACTGGCGCGAGTGGGAGGACCCGCGGCTGGTGGTGGCCGTCCTGCACAACAACGACCTGAACCAGGTCACGTGGGAAATGCGCGCCATGGGCGGGGTGCCTGCCTTCCGCGAGTCCCAGGCCCTGCCCGACGTCGACTACGCGGGTTTCGCGGAAAGCCTGGGGCTGCAGGGCATCCACGTGGAGGATCCCGACGACGTCGGGCCGGCCTGGGAGAAAGCCCTCGCCGCTGACCGGCCCACACTTTTGGACGTCCGCACCGATCCCGATATTCCGCCGATCCCGCCGCACGCCACGTTTGAGCAGGCCCGGAAGACGGCAGAGGCCATGGTCAAGGGCGACGACAGCGCCTGGGGCGTGGTGAAGGAAGGGGTCAAGACCAAGATCCAGGAATTCCTGCCACACAAGGAGGGCTGA
- a CDS encoding GMC family oxidoreductase, whose translation MNRVRERNESAWLLPAGPGSNPRLREDMRQYGETDEVDIVIVGCGAGGGTLLQRLARVGWRAVALEAGPFWEPERDWVSDEAGSHHLYWTEPRVITGSDPVPLGSNNSGRGVGGSMVHFAGYTPRFHPSDFRTFSADGVGADWPLDYAELRPYYEDIEGELPVAGENWPWGDPHGYPHRPHPVSGNGELFLRGANACGITAKVGPVAIANGRFGNRPHCIYRGFCLQGCKVNAKASPLITHVPDALAHGAEIRAHSMATRIGFDERTGRATGVEYVHGGVVKFQRARMVAVAGYSIETPRLLLNSTSSRFPDGMCNDFDQVGRYLMVQGAPQTAGRFQSEVRMWKAPPPEVSTEEFYETDLAKPYKRGFSIQSVSPLPITWAEHVAAQGHWGPALRRYMSDYPHWACLGALCEFLPLEENRVTLADETDRHGIPVARFSYSQCSNDRQLMSAAQQVMEEILTAAGAEEVITINRYAHLVGGARMAATEDAGVVDRNLRSFAVPNLLVTDGSVLPTQGSANPALTIMALAARAARVLVQGARRGAPSAKED comes from the coding sequence ATGAACCGGGTGCGGGAGCGCAACGAATCGGCGTGGCTGCTTCCCGCCGGGCCGGGCAGCAACCCGCGCCTGCGGGAGGACATGCGGCAGTACGGCGAAACCGATGAAGTGGACATCGTCATCGTGGGCTGCGGAGCAGGCGGCGGCACTCTGTTGCAGCGCCTGGCACGCGTGGGCTGGCGTGCCGTCGCGCTGGAGGCCGGCCCGTTCTGGGAACCGGAGCGCGACTGGGTCAGCGACGAAGCCGGGTCCCACCACCTGTACTGGACCGAACCGAGGGTGATCACCGGGTCAGATCCCGTGCCGCTGGGTTCGAACAACTCGGGCCGCGGGGTGGGCGGATCCATGGTCCACTTCGCCGGCTACACGCCGCGTTTCCACCCCAGCGACTTCCGGACCTTCAGTGCCGACGGGGTGGGTGCCGACTGGCCCTTGGACTACGCGGAGCTGCGGCCGTACTACGAGGACATCGAAGGGGAACTGCCCGTCGCCGGGGAAAACTGGCCCTGGGGCGATCCACATGGCTACCCGCACCGGCCGCACCCGGTATCAGGCAACGGCGAGCTGTTCCTGCGCGGCGCCAACGCCTGCGGCATCACGGCGAAGGTGGGTCCGGTGGCCATTGCCAACGGCAGGTTCGGGAACCGGCCGCACTGCATCTACCGCGGCTTTTGCCTCCAGGGCTGCAAGGTCAACGCCAAGGCATCCCCGTTGATCACCCATGTGCCGGATGCCCTCGCGCACGGCGCGGAGATCCGGGCCCACTCCATGGCCACCCGCATCGGTTTTGACGAACGCACGGGGCGCGCCACCGGCGTCGAATACGTCCACGGGGGCGTGGTGAAGTTCCAGCGGGCCCGGATGGTGGCCGTGGCCGGATACTCGATCGAAACGCCGCGGCTGCTGCTGAACTCCACGTCATCCCGGTTCCCGGACGGGATGTGCAATGACTTCGACCAGGTGGGCCGGTACCTGATGGTCCAGGGCGCGCCGCAAACGGCGGGACGGTTCCAGTCCGAGGTGCGGATGTGGAAGGCCCCTCCCCCGGAGGTCAGCACGGAGGAGTTCTACGAGACCGACCTGGCCAAGCCCTACAAGCGGGGCTTCTCCATCCAGAGCGTGTCTCCGCTGCCGATTACCTGGGCCGAACACGTTGCCGCCCAGGGGCACTGGGGCCCTGCCCTCCGCCGCTACATGAGCGACTACCCGCACTGGGCCTGCCTGGGCGCCCTGTGCGAATTCCTCCCGCTCGAGGAGAACCGGGTGACCCTGGCGGATGAGACGGACCGCCACGGTATCCCGGTGGCCCGGTTCAGCTACAGCCAGTGCAGCAACGACCGGCAGCTGATGTCCGCCGCGCAGCAGGTCATGGAGGAAATCCTGACGGCGGCAGGGGCGGAGGAGGTCATCACCATCAACCGCTACGCGCACCTGGTGGGCGGAGCACGGATGGCCGCCACCGAGGATGCGGGCGTGGTGGACCGGAACCTCCGCAGTTTCGCTGTACCCAACCTCCTGGTCACCGACGGCAGCGTCCTGCCCACCCAGGGCAGCGCCAACCCGGCCCTGACCATCATGGCGCTGGCGGCCCGCGCCGCCCGCGTCCTGGTCCAAGGCGCCCGCCGCGGCGCCCCGAGCGCAAAGGAAGACTGA